From a single Hymenobacter sp. YIM 151500-1 genomic region:
- a CDS encoding LptE family protein translates to MDFKAYGLRLVACSLLISFLSACGVYSFTGTNIDPSVKTISILTFANNANNGPSFLAQRFTEDFKDYFQRNTTLRQAPRDGDLQFEGQIIAYDFAPAAIQQTGGQDQAGVNRLTIQVRVKFTNTKDSKQDFEQTFQSTRDFPATRDIASINNDPVALREVFRNIITDAFNKSVANW, encoded by the coding sequence ATGGATTTTAAAGCTTATGGCTTGCGGCTTGTAGCTTGCAGCTTACTAATCAGCTTCCTCAGTGCCTGCGGCGTCTACTCTTTCACCGGCACCAACATTGACCCGTCGGTAAAGACGATTTCCATTCTCACCTTCGCCAACAACGCCAACAACGGCCCTTCCTTTCTGGCGCAGCGGTTTACGGAGGATTTCAAGGACTACTTCCAGCGCAATACCACCCTGCGCCAAGCACCGCGCGACGGGGACTTGCAGTTTGAGGGCCAGATTATTGCCTACGATTTCGCGCCGGCCGCCATTCAGCAGACCGGCGGGCAGGACCAGGCCGGCGTCAACCGCCTGACTATTCAGGTGCGGGTGAAATTCACCAATACCAAGGACTCCAAGCAGGACTTCGAGCAGACCTTCCAGAGCACCCGCGACTTCCCGGCCACCCGCGACATTGCCAGCATCAACAACGACCCGGTGGCCCTGCGCGAAGTGTTCCGCAACATCATCACCGACGCCTTCAACAAGTCCGTCGCTAACTGGTAG
- a CDS encoding type II toxin-antitoxin system HicB family antitoxin, with product MDQMQHYPVVIFWSAEDQAFLAEVPDLPGCMADGKTQAEALANAAIVIEEWLETARELNRPIPAPRPRLRYA from the coding sequence ATGGACCAGATGCAGCATTATCCGGTTGTCATTTTTTGGAGTGCAGAGGATCAGGCGTTTCTGGCTGAAGTTCCTGACCTCCCAGGCTGCATGGCCGATGGCAAAACTCAGGCAGAGGCTTTGGCTAATGCGGCCATTGTCATTGAAGAGTGGCTGGAAACCGCCCGTGAGCTGAACCGGCCTATTCCCGCGCCGCGTCCTCGGTTGCGTTATGCCTAA
- a CDS encoding HAD family hydrolase translates to MPTTHLIAFDADDTLWPNQPHFDQVEARLFEIMAHCGDAARISAQLNEVQRRNMQLFGYGAKSFMLSMIETAIQLTDGAVTGHDIQQILDMGKDLLRFPIEPLPGVVEVLTELRRRGHRLMLLTKGDLFDQESKIARSGLGELFDHVEIVSEKDDATYRRLLARYGATAEEFVMVGNSLKSDILPVARLGLRAVHVPYHATWIFEHVDPAQLEGLPYHQVSDVRAVLDYLP, encoded by the coding sequence ATGCCTACTACGCACCTCATTGCCTTCGACGCCGACGACACCCTCTGGCCCAACCAGCCCCACTTCGATCAGGTAGAAGCCCGCTTGTTCGAGATTATGGCCCACTGCGGCGACGCGGCCCGCATCAGCGCCCAGCTCAACGAGGTGCAGCGCCGCAACATGCAGTTGTTTGGCTACGGGGCCAAGTCGTTTATGCTCTCCATGATTGAAACGGCCATTCAGCTCACCGATGGCGCCGTTACGGGCCACGACATCCAGCAGATTCTCGACATGGGCAAGGACCTGCTGCGCTTCCCGATTGAGCCCCTGCCCGGCGTGGTGGAGGTGCTCACCGAGCTGCGCCGCCGCGGCCACCGCCTGATGCTGCTTACCAAAGGCGACCTGTTCGACCAGGAAAGCAAGATTGCCCGCTCCGGCCTGGGCGAGCTATTCGACCACGTGGAAATAGTCAGCGAAAAGGACGACGCCACCTACCGTCGCCTGCTGGCCCGCTACGGCGCCACGGCCGAGGAGTTTGTGATGGTCGGCAACTCACTCAAGTCCGATATCCTGCCGGTGGCGCGGCTGGGCCTGCGGGCCGTGCACGTGCCCTACCACGCCACCTGGATTTTCGAGCACGTAGACCCCGCGCAGCTCGAAGGCCTGCCCTACCACCAAGTCAGCGACGTGCGCGCCGTGCTCGATTACCTGCCTTGA
- a CDS encoding type II toxin-antitoxin system HicA family toxin, which produces MSKLEKFVAVLLSGTADKNIDFAALCSLLLKLDFSQRIKGSHHIFARAGVEEIINLQPGEAGKAKPYQVKQVRELLIKYQLTLTPAPALRSIRDTPSSPEKSA; this is translated from the coding sequence ATGAGCAAGCTTGAAAAATTCGTAGCGGTATTGCTCAGTGGCACCGCTGATAAAAACATTGACTTTGCAGCGCTGTGCAGCTTGTTGTTAAAGCTTGATTTTTCGCAACGCATTAAAGGCAGCCACCACATTTTTGCTCGTGCGGGAGTAGAAGAAATCATTAACCTGCAACCGGGCGAAGCGGGCAAAGCCAAGCCTTATCAGGTTAAGCAGGTGCGTGAGTTGCTGATAAAATATCAACTAACTCTGACGCCTGCACCGGCCTTGCGTAGTATCCGTGATACGCCCTCTTCACCTGAAAAATCTGCTTAA
- a CDS encoding Nif3-like dinuclear metal center hexameric protein → MPTLQDLMRVLERAAPLAYQESYDNAGLQCGDPHLEVRGVLLALDCTLAVVEEARRRGCNVVVAHHPLIFRPLKRLTGASEVEQTLLYAIRHDIALYAAHTNLDNVRLGVNRKLAKKLGLQNLRILEPKAGLLAKLITYVPPTHTEAVLRALYQAGAGQVGDYSECSFRVDGTGTFTPGAGTSPYLGQPGTPETAAEQRVEVLLPLHLQAAALRALRQAHPYEEVAYEIIRLENTNQDVGAGMVGELPAPLSPPEFRARLRQALGVPVVKHTDFDQPIRTVALCGGAGSFLIGRARAAGAQAYVTGDLKYHEYFQAEGRLLLCDVGHFESEQFTGEIFRDLLTANFGSTFALLTAETLTNPVRYDF, encoded by the coding sequence ATGCCTACCCTTCAAGACCTGATGCGCGTGCTGGAGCGGGCGGCGCCGCTGGCTTACCAGGAAAGTTACGACAATGCCGGGCTACAATGCGGCGACCCGCACCTGGAAGTGCGCGGCGTGCTGCTGGCCCTGGACTGCACCCTGGCCGTGGTGGAGGAAGCCCGGCGCCGGGGTTGCAATGTGGTGGTGGCCCACCACCCGCTCATCTTCCGGCCGCTGAAGCGCCTCACCGGGGCCAGTGAGGTGGAGCAAACCCTGCTCTACGCCATCCGCCACGATATTGCCCTCTACGCCGCCCACACCAACCTCGACAACGTACGCCTGGGCGTGAACCGCAAGCTGGCCAAGAAGCTGGGCCTCCAGAACCTGCGCATTCTGGAGCCGAAAGCGGGCCTGCTAGCCAAGCTGATTACCTACGTGCCGCCCACCCACACCGAGGCCGTGCTTCGGGCCCTCTACCAGGCCGGCGCGGGCCAGGTGGGCGACTATTCGGAGTGCAGCTTCCGGGTGGACGGCACCGGCACGTTTACGCCCGGCGCGGGCACCAGTCCGTATCTGGGCCAGCCCGGCACCCCCGAAACGGCCGCCGAGCAGCGCGTGGAGGTGCTGCTGCCTCTGCACTTGCAAGCGGCGGCCCTGCGGGCCCTGCGCCAGGCCCACCCCTACGAGGAAGTGGCCTACGAAATCATCCGGCTCGAAAACACCAACCAGGACGTGGGCGCCGGCATGGTGGGCGAGTTGCCCGCGCCGCTCAGCCCCCCGGAGTTTCGGGCGCGGCTGCGCCAGGCCCTGGGCGTGCCCGTGGTCAAGCACACCGACTTCGACCAGCCCATCCGCACGGTGGCGCTGTGCGGGGGTGCGGGCAGCTTTCTGATTGGCCGGGCCCGCGCGGCCGGCGCCCAGGCCTACGTGACCGGCGACTTGAAATACCACGAGTATTTCCAGGCTGAGGGACGACTCCTGCTCTGCGACGTGGGCCATTTTGAGAGCGAGCAGTTCACGGGCGAAATCTTCCGGGATTTGCTTACGGCCAACTTTGGGAGTACTTTTGCGCTCTTAACCGCTGAGACCCTCACCAACCCCGTCCGTTATGATTTCTAA
- a CDS encoding tetratricopeptide repeat protein — translation MKFLAVFRSGWRSVPQWLFWLLFATAKHCVAHCETLRETSSEHLTPTQARAYAEVLNLRPAQARALLSGNGTDVGTLLIQDCLSITELLVSQDASRYEATIKAQNQRLTQLPRAPASALRDYALAEIRLHQAAAQVVFGHEVQGAWSLRQSYQQMQQVVRRYPQYLPARKTLGMMQFFIGSLPEGYRWFLKLLGLPGNVETGLYNLRLAATQPNDFQLEARLLLALLEETYYKKPAAALRLVETLQRQQPESQLLCFLLISQHKKQHHTAQALAAYQARPTGPGYLPLPYLHHMAADLLLYQGQYAASLRANQQFLREYQGQHYRKDAAFKLYLAAWLGGAPAATVAGYQRQIGAGGRTVVEEDSYAQRFFEDGLPLNRTLTRARLQIDGGYYREALATLGTFRPTAATPLRDRLEAPYRQARALHLLGQPDSARLFYARTIALAGTAPYYFAPQSALQLGYLYQQEGQRNTARVYFKKALSYPRHEYKNSTDTKAKLALKELE, via the coding sequence ATGAAATTTCTCGCAGTGTTTCGCAGTGGATGGCGCAGTGTTCCGCAGTGGTTGTTCTGGCTGCTGTTTGCCACTGCGAAACACTGCGTTGCCCACTGCGAAACACTGCGAGAAACGTCGTCCGAGCATCTCACCCCCACCCAAGCCCGCGCCTACGCCGAGGTGCTGAACCTACGCCCCGCCCAGGCCCGCGCCCTGCTCAGCGGAAACGGCACCGACGTCGGTACGCTCCTCATCCAGGATTGCCTTAGCATCACGGAGCTGCTGGTGAGCCAGGATGCCAGCCGGTACGAGGCCACCATCAAGGCCCAGAACCAGCGGCTGACCCAGCTGCCCCGCGCCCCCGCCAGCGCCCTGCGCGACTACGCCCTGGCCGAAATCCGCCTGCACCAGGCCGCCGCGCAGGTGGTGTTCGGGCATGAGGTGCAGGGCGCCTGGAGTTTGCGCCAGAGCTACCAGCAGATGCAGCAGGTGGTGCGCCGCTATCCGCAGTACCTGCCGGCCCGCAAAACCCTGGGCATGATGCAGTTCTTTATCGGCTCCTTGCCCGAGGGCTACCGGTGGTTTCTGAAGCTGCTAGGGCTGCCCGGCAACGTAGAGACGGGCCTGTACAACCTGCGCCTGGCCGCCACCCAGCCCAACGACTTCCAACTGGAAGCCCGCCTGCTGCTGGCGTTGCTGGAGGAAACCTACTATAAGAAGCCGGCCGCGGCGCTGCGCCTGGTCGAAACCCTGCAACGCCAGCAGCCGGAAAGTCAGCTGCTGTGCTTTCTGCTCATCAGCCAGCACAAAAAGCAGCACCACACGGCCCAGGCCCTGGCCGCCTACCAGGCCCGCCCCACCGGCCCCGGCTACCTGCCCCTGCCCTACCTGCACCACATGGCCGCCGACCTGCTGCTCTATCAGGGTCAGTACGCGGCCTCCCTGCGGGCCAATCAGCAGTTTCTGCGCGAGTACCAGGGCCAGCACTACCGCAAAGACGCCGCCTTTAAGCTCTACCTGGCCGCGTGGCTGGGAGGCGCCCCGGCCGCAACCGTAGCCGGCTACCAGCGCCAGATCGGGGCCGGGGGCCGCACGGTGGTGGAGGAAGACAGCTACGCCCAGCGCTTTTTTGAGGACGGGCTACCCCTAAACCGCACCCTCACCCGCGCCCGCCTGCAAATTGACGGCGGCTATTACCGCGAGGCCCTGGCCACGCTCGGCACGTTCCGGCCCACGGCCGCCACGCCCCTGCGCGACCGGCTGGAGGCGCCCTACCGCCAGGCCCGCGCCCTGCACCTGCTCGGCCAGCCCGACTCGGCCCGTCTGTTCTACGCCCGCACCATTGCCCTGGCCGGCACCGCGCCCTACTACTTCGCCCCGCAATCGGCCTTGCAGCTCGGCTACTTGTATCAGCAGGAAGGCCAGCGCAACACGGCACGCGTCTACTTCAAAAAAGCCCTCAGCTACCCCCGCCACGAGTACAAGAACAGCACCGACACCAAAGCCAAGCTGGCCCTGAAAGAGTTGGAATAG
- a CDS encoding sigma-54 interaction domain-containing protein, with protein MTNSEIQSIKQRFGIIGNAPALNYAIQVAAQVAPTDMTVLITGESGSGKESFSKIIHALSPRKHGQFIAINCGAIPEGTIDSELFGHEKGSFTGAQEARKGYFEVTNGGTIFLDEIGEMPLGTQARLLRVLENGEFIRVGSSKVQKTDVRVVAATNVNLLDAVSEGRFREDLYYRLNTVPITVPPLRERGEDIYLLFRKFATDFADRYRVKPITLTPDAVQELQRFRFPGNIRQLKNVAEQMSVLETDREVDARRLRNYLPAEQSSRLPMLVHAAGTATDGAGNTYSERDLLYKVLFDMRRDMTDLKKLVLDLAGGQRPQEAQELLRQNSHLFGGLSVAPYEAGPAGARPLRQPSADGSATEYILTPRPADLDLDDAADYEEEAARVEDIPHETEEETLSLEAKEKEMIIKALKKHNNKRKYAAHDLGISERTLYRKLKQYDLENA; from the coding sequence TTGACCAACTCCGAAATACAATCTATCAAACAGCGGTTTGGCATCATCGGCAACGCGCCGGCGCTGAACTACGCCATTCAGGTGGCGGCCCAGGTGGCCCCTACCGACATGACGGTGCTGATAACCGGCGAAAGTGGCTCCGGTAAGGAGTCGTTTTCCAAGATCATCCACGCCCTGTCGCCGCGCAAGCACGGGCAGTTCATTGCCATCAACTGCGGGGCCATTCCCGAAGGCACCATCGATTCGGAGCTGTTCGGGCACGAGAAAGGCTCGTTTACCGGCGCCCAGGAGGCCCGCAAGGGCTACTTTGAAGTAACCAACGGCGGCACCATCTTCCTCGACGAAATCGGGGAAATGCCCCTGGGCACCCAAGCCCGCCTGCTGCGCGTGCTCGAAAACGGCGAGTTTATCCGGGTGGGCTCCAGCAAGGTGCAGAAAACCGACGTGCGCGTGGTGGCCGCCACCAATGTCAACCTGCTCGACGCCGTGAGCGAAGGGCGCTTCCGCGAAGACCTGTACTACCGCCTCAACACCGTGCCGATTACGGTTCCACCGTTGCGTGAACGAGGTGAGGATATCTACCTACTATTTAGAAAGTTCGCCACCGATTTTGCCGACCGGTACCGCGTCAAGCCCATTACCCTGACACCCGATGCGGTGCAGGAGTTGCAGCGCTTCCGCTTCCCCGGCAACATTCGCCAGCTCAAGAACGTGGCCGAGCAGATGTCGGTACTGGAAACGGACCGGGAAGTGGACGCCCGCCGCCTGCGCAACTACCTGCCCGCCGAGCAGAGCAGCCGCCTGCCCATGCTGGTGCACGCCGCCGGCACGGCCACTGACGGCGCCGGCAACACCTACTCGGAGCGGGACCTGCTCTACAAGGTGCTCTTCGACATGCGCCGCGACATGACCGACCTGAAGAAGCTAGTATTAGACCTGGCCGGTGGCCAGCGCCCCCAGGAGGCGCAGGAGCTGTTGCGCCAGAACAGCCACCTATTCGGTGGCCTGAGCGTAGCGCCCTACGAAGCCGGTCCGGCCGGGGCCCGGCCCCTGCGCCAGCCCTCCGCCGATGGCAGTGCCACCGAGTACATCCTCACCCCCCGCCCCGCTGACCTCGACCTGGACGACGCGGCCGATTACGAGGAGGAAGCCGCGCGCGTAGAGGACATTCCGCACGAGACCGAAGAAGAAACGCTGTCGTTGGAGGCTAAGGAAAAGGAAATGATAATTAAAGCGTTAAAGAAGCATAACAACAAGCGCAAGTACGCGGCCCACGACCTGGGTATCTCGGAGCGCACCCTCTATCGTAAGCTCAAACAATATGATTTGGAAAATGCGTGA
- the miaB gene encoding tRNA (N6-isopentenyl adenosine(37)-C2)-methylthiotransferase MiaB has translation MSQPLITLDFLDTPALPTPAVDAATHAHEPSGEVRVNPATRTGRQRKLYIESYGCQMNFSDSEIVSSILFEQGFDTTEELEGADLVLLNTCSIREKAEQTVRMRLKQINGHKRRNPGLLVGVLGCMAERLKSKFLEEEKLVDLVVGPDAYRDLPRLIAEVDGGQKAVNVLLSREETYADITPVRLNSNGVSAFISIMRGCDNMCSFCVVPFTRGRERSRDAHSVVQEARDLVAQGYKEVTLLGQNVDSYKWASEDGLESVNFAQLLERVALVSPELRVRFATSHPKDITDEVLYTMARHENICKYIHLPAQSGNSRILKLMNRTYDRPWYEERVLAIRRILGPDCAISTDMISGFCSETEEEHQDTLSLMDFVQYDMAYMFFYSERPGTLAARKLADDVPLEVKKRRLAEIIDRQQQHSALRNQRAVGQVHRVLVENFSKRSQEHLSGRNSQNQVIIFPKKHYQKGDYVDVLVHSSTASTLLGDAV, from the coding sequence ATGTCCCAACCGCTGATTACCCTCGATTTTCTGGATACCCCGGCCCTGCCCACCCCCGCCGTGGACGCGGCCACCCACGCGCACGAGCCCTCGGGTGAGGTGCGCGTAAACCCCGCCACCCGCACGGGCCGGCAGCGCAAGCTCTACATTGAAAGCTACGGCTGCCAGATGAACTTCTCCGACTCTGAAATCGTGTCGAGCATCTTGTTTGAGCAGGGCTTCGACACCACCGAGGAGCTGGAGGGCGCCGACCTGGTGCTGCTCAACACCTGCTCTATCCGCGAGAAGGCCGAGCAAACCGTGCGCATGCGCCTCAAGCAGATCAACGGCCACAAGCGCCGCAACCCCGGCCTGCTGGTGGGCGTGCTAGGCTGCATGGCCGAGCGCCTGAAAAGCAAGTTTCTGGAGGAAGAAAAGCTGGTGGACCTGGTGGTGGGCCCCGATGCCTACCGCGACCTGCCCCGCCTAATTGCGGAAGTGGACGGCGGCCAGAAAGCCGTAAACGTGCTGCTGAGCCGGGAAGAAACCTACGCCGACATCACGCCGGTGCGCCTGAACTCCAACGGCGTGTCGGCCTTCATCAGCATCATGCGCGGCTGCGACAATATGTGTTCCTTCTGCGTGGTGCCCTTCACCCGCGGCCGGGAGCGGAGCCGCGACGCCCACAGCGTGGTGCAGGAAGCCCGCGACCTGGTGGCCCAGGGCTACAAGGAAGTGACCCTGCTCGGCCAGAACGTGGACTCCTACAAGTGGGCTTCGGAAGACGGGCTAGAATCCGTGAACTTCGCCCAGCTGCTGGAGCGGGTGGCCCTGGTGAGTCCCGAGCTGCGGGTGCGCTTTGCCACTTCCCACCCCAAGGACATCACCGACGAGGTGCTGTACACCATGGCCCGGCACGAGAACATCTGCAAGTACATTCACTTGCCTGCCCAGAGCGGCAACTCGCGCATTCTCAAGCTGATGAACCGCACCTACGACCGGCCCTGGTACGAGGAGCGCGTGCTGGCTATCCGCCGTATCCTGGGCCCGGACTGCGCCATCAGCACCGACATGATTTCGGGCTTCTGCTCCGAAACCGAGGAGGAGCACCAAGACACGCTCAGCCTCATGGACTTCGTGCAGTACGACATGGCCTACATGTTTTTTTACTCGGAGCGCCCCGGCACCCTGGCCGCCCGCAAGCTGGCCGACGACGTGCCCCTGGAAGTGAAAAAGCGCCGCCTGGCCGAAATCATTGACCGCCAGCAGCAGCACAGCGCCCTGCGCAACCAGCGGGCCGTGGGCCAGGTGCACCGCGTGCTGGTCGAGAACTTCTCCAAACGCAGCCAAGAGCACCTAAGCGGCCGCAACAGCCAGAATCAGGTCATCATCTTTCCGAAGAAGCACTACCAAAAAGGCGACTACGTGGACGTTCTAGTTCACTCGTCAACGGCTAGTACCCTGCTCGGCGACGCGGTGTAG
- a CDS encoding zinc ribbon domain-containing protein produces the protein MISNPSTETPVASKLEALLNLQRIDSQLDEIRRVRGDLPEEVRDLEDEIAGYEVRVSKFDEEIAALNEQIKQRKQNAKDAEGLIKRYEDQQQNVRNNREYEAIAKEIELQKLEIQISEKKIKEAQYQIELKNTEIAGTKQKLEERKKDLDNKKAELETIVGESEADEQKLMDERGGAVKPIEERLLMAYTRIRGNVRNGLAVVTVKRDACGGCFNTVPPQRQADIIAHKKIIVCEHCGRVLADVEARIA, from the coding sequence ATGATTTCTAATCCGTCTACGGAAACCCCCGTTGCCAGCAAGCTGGAAGCCCTTCTGAACCTGCAGCGCATCGACTCGCAGCTCGACGAAATCCGGCGCGTGCGCGGCGACCTGCCCGAAGAAGTGCGCGACCTGGAGGACGAAATTGCCGGCTACGAGGTGCGCGTGAGCAAGTTTGATGAAGAAATTGCCGCCCTCAACGAGCAAATCAAGCAGCGCAAGCAGAACGCCAAAGACGCCGAGGGGCTGATTAAGCGCTACGAAGACCAGCAGCAGAACGTGCGCAACAACCGGGAGTACGAGGCCATTGCCAAGGAAATCGAGTTGCAGAAGCTGGAAATTCAGATTTCGGAAAAGAAAATCAAAGAGGCTCAGTACCAGATTGAGCTGAAGAACACCGAAATAGCCGGCACCAAGCAGAAGCTGGAGGAGCGCAAGAAAGACCTCGACAACAAGAAAGCCGAGCTGGAAACCATCGTGGGCGAAAGCGAAGCCGACGAGCAAAAGCTCATGGACGAGCGCGGCGGCGCCGTGAAGCCCATCGAAGAACGCCTGCTGATGGCCTACACCCGTATCCGCGGCAACGTGCGCAACGGCCTGGCCGTGGTAACGGTGAAGCGCGACGCCTGCGGGGGCTGCTTCAACACCGTGCCGCCCCAGCGCCAGGCCGACATCATCGCCCACAAGAAAATCATCGTGTGCGAGCACTGCGGCCGTGTTTTGGCTGATGTAGAAGCTCGTATTGCGTAA
- the secG gene encoding preprotein translocase subunit SecG: MSFTYYSLIGLILLVCLLLGLVVLAQNPKGGGISSQFGAGGAAQLMGVKRTGDLLERLTWGFAVGLILLSMGTHMIGGASQAGPARSVNQQKALETRVPTTPAPGATVPGAPGAPGAAAPGAAPQSAPSAAPAAAPATQPADAGSGANRNN; this comes from the coding sequence ATGTCTTTCACGTATTATTCCCTCATCGGTCTTATTTTGCTCGTGTGCCTGCTGCTGGGCCTCGTGGTGCTGGCGCAAAACCCCAAAGGTGGCGGCATCTCCAGCCAGTTTGGCGCGGGCGGCGCTGCCCAGCTCATGGGCGTGAAGCGCACCGGCGACCTGCTGGAGCGCCTGACCTGGGGCTTCGCCGTAGGCCTGATCCTACTGAGCATGGGTACCCACATGATTGGCGGAGCTTCGCAGGCTGGCCCGGCCCGCAGCGTTAATCAGCAGAAAGCCCTCGAAACCCGTGTTCCGACGACGCCAGCCCCTGGTGCTACTGTTCCAGGTGCACCCGGCGCTCCGGGTGCCGCTGCTCCAGGTGCCGCGCCGCAGTCGGCTCCGAGTGCCGCCCCGGCTGCAGCCCCGGCAACCCAGCCAGCTGATGCCGGTTCTGGTGCGAACCGAAACAACTAA
- the pabB gene encoding aminodeoxychorismate synthase component I, whose amino-acid sequence MLPVPLPELPPDFPARALRWAAGFAHCAYFESNDLAYPNGSFDRLLGVADGAPDAPRSLAELRQWLQQPAEAAPCCGFLTYEVKNEIEALRSANVSGLEWPQLHFFRPHTWLRWRSGVVELHGHTAGVLEAILATLVPQLPAPHVPALRPRMPKAEYLAAVEAIKEDILNGEVYELNLCQEFYAEGVQLDPVDVFLRLNAASPAPFAGFVRHHHHYLLCASPERFLARRGSRIISQPIKGTIRRDSTPAADEARRLALLHDEKERAENLMIVDLVRNDLARVAQTGTVQVPELFGLYPFRHVWQMISTVEAQLRPGVDLVDVLRAAFPMGSMTGAPKIRAMQLIEHYEHTRRGLYSGSIGYIGPGGDFDLNVVIRSLQYRQDTGYLSFQVGSAITYDSVPEREYEECLLKAQALLEVLGVSFG is encoded by the coding sequence GTGCTACCCGTTCCGCTACCCGAGCTGCCCCCTGATTTTCCGGCCCGCGCCCTGCGGTGGGCGGCCGGCTTCGCGCACTGCGCTTACTTTGAGTCCAACGACCTAGCATATCCCAACGGCTCCTTCGACCGGCTGCTCGGTGTGGCGGATGGTGCCCCTGATGCGCCCCGTAGCCTGGCCGAGCTGCGGCAGTGGCTACAGCAACCGGCTGAGGCGGCGCCGTGCTGCGGATTTCTCACCTACGAGGTTAAAAACGAGATTGAGGCTCTGCGCAGTGCCAACGTTTCGGGGCTGGAGTGGCCGCAGCTGCATTTTTTTCGGCCGCACACCTGGCTGCGCTGGCGCTCCGGCGTGGTAGAGCTGCACGGCCACACGGCGGGGGTGCTGGAGGCTATTCTGGCTACGCTGGTGCCCCAGCTGCCGGCGCCCCACGTGCCCGCGCTGCGGCCCCGTATGCCCAAGGCCGAGTACCTGGCTGCCGTTGAGGCCATCAAGGAAGATATTCTCAACGGGGAGGTCTACGAGCTGAACCTGTGCCAGGAGTTCTACGCCGAAGGCGTGCAGCTCGACCCGGTGGACGTGTTTCTCCGCCTGAACGCCGCTTCGCCGGCTCCCTTTGCCGGCTTTGTGCGCCACCATCACCACTACCTGCTCTGCGCCTCGCCCGAACGGTTTCTGGCCCGGCGCGGCTCCCGCATCATCTCCCAGCCTATCAAAGGCACCATCCGCCGCGACTCCACTCCGGCGGCCGATGAAGCCCGGCGCCTGGCCTTGCTCCATGACGAAAAAGAGCGGGCCGAGAACCTGATGATTGTGGACCTGGTGCGCAACGACCTGGCCCGTGTGGCCCAAACCGGCACCGTACAGGTGCCCGAGTTGTTCGGCCTCTACCCGTTCCGCCACGTCTGGCAGATGATTTCGACGGTAGAAGCCCAGCTGCGCCCTGGCGTGGACCTCGTGGACGTACTGCGCGCCGCCTTTCCCATGGGTTCTATGACCGGTGCTCCGAAAATCCGGGCCATGCAGCTTATTGAGCACTACGAGCATACCCGCCGCGGCCTCTACAGCGGCAGCATCGGCTACATCGGGCCCGGCGGCGACTTCGACCTCAACGTGGTTATCCGCAGCCTCCAGTACCGCCAGGACACCGGCTACTTGTCCTTTCAAGTTGGCTCGGCCATCACCTACGACTCAGTGCCGGAGCGTGAGTATGAGGAATGCCTGCTCAAAGCCCAGGCCCTGCTGGAGGTGCTGGGAGTCAGCTTTGGCTAG
- a CDS encoding chloramphenicol acetyltransferase has translation MKQQIDLATWNRREHFAFFSGFDEPFFGLVAPVDCTQALAEAKRLGVSFFFYYLYHSLRAANQVPEFRYRIEDGQVYCYDRVHASATIGRPDHTFGFSFIELHDTLADFVAAATAEVAAVQASSGLRLTETTARPDVVHCSALPWVRFSGLTHARSFRHADSCPKISYGQTYAENGATWLPVAVNVHHGLADGYHVGQFLTAFQAGLNGE, from the coding sequence ATGAAACAGCAGATTGACTTGGCCACCTGGAACCGCCGCGAGCATTTCGCCTTCTTCTCGGGGTTTGACGAGCCGTTTTTTGGCCTGGTGGCGCCAGTGGACTGCACCCAAGCCCTGGCCGAAGCCAAGCGGCTGGGCGTGTCGTTTTTCTTCTACTACCTCTACCACTCACTGCGGGCTGCCAACCAGGTGCCCGAGTTCCGCTACCGCATCGAAGACGGGCAGGTGTACTGCTACGACCGGGTGCACGCCTCGGCCACCATCGGCCGCCCCGACCACACCTTTGGCTTTTCCTTTATCGAGCTGCACGACACGCTGGCGGATTTTGTGGCGGCGGCTACGGCGGAGGTGGCCGCCGTGCAGGCCAGCAGCGGCCTGCGCCTGACTGAAACCACCGCCCGCCCCGATGTGGTGCACTGCTCGGCCCTGCCCTGGGTGCGCTTCAGCGGCCTTACCCACGCCCGCAGCTTCCGCCACGCCGACAGCTGCCCCAAGATTTCCTACGGCCAGACCTACGCAGAAAACGGCGCCACCTGGCTGCCCGTAGCCGTCAACGTGCACCACGGCCTAGCCGACGGCTACCACGTCGGCCAGTTCCTGACGGCGTTCCAGGCGGGACTGAACGGGGAGTAA